From one Triticum aestivum cultivar Chinese Spring chromosome 4B, IWGSC CS RefSeq v2.1, whole genome shotgun sequence genomic stretch:
- the LOC123092730 gene encoding patatin-like protein 7 → MEEAEEMQVERVHEDAEHGGADADKLNYEIFSILESKFLFGYTDPHQLWLPKPPPPAQASQAALAVPVKAAQRGKVCVLCVDGGGGGLRALLAGRALAHLEAALQRASGSPDARVADYFDLAAGTGAGGVFAAMLFSTHSRGAPLFRAEDTWRLVADHALRLFRRPAGSTSLFCRAKKRPLAAPTAALSVAMKAAFGEELTLRDTIKPVLISCYDLKSCAPLLFSRADALESGSYDFRLSDVGRAAWSEPGRFEPAEVASVDGVTSCAAVDGGPTMGSPAAAAITHVLHNKHEFPFVRGVEDLLVLSIGGCSGAGGSGATADADIMRMRRWGPKEWARPIARIAADGAADLVDHAVARAFGQCHSSNYLRIQAKRESMPPCGPDGEYDPTQANVQALLAVADETMKQRNVESVLFEGRRIGEQTNAEKLEWFAAELVAEHRGRGSRIAPTVAFKQSPALG, encoded by the exons atggaggaggccgaggagaTGCAGGTGGAGAGGGTGCACGAGGACGCGGAGCACGGGGGCGCCGACGCCGACAAGCTCAACTACGAGATTTTCTCCATCCTCGAGAGCAAGTTCCTCTTCGGCTACACGGACCCGCACCAGCTCTGgctgcccaagccgccgccgccggcgcaggCGTCGCAGGCGGCCCTGGCGGTCCCGGTGAAGGCGGCTCAGCGCGGGAAGGTGTGCGTGCTCTGCGttgatggtggcggcggcgggctgaGGGCGCTGCTCGCCGGCCGCGCGCTCgcgcacctcgaggccgcgctccaGCGCGCGTCCGGGAGCCCCGACGCGCGCGTCGCCGACTACTTCGACCTCGCGGCCGGCACGGGCGCGGGCGGCGTCTTCGCCGCGATGCTCTTCTCGACCCACTCGCGCGGCGCCCCGCTGTTCCGCGCCGAGGACACCTGGCGCCTGGTGGCGGACCACGCGCTCAGGCTCTTCCGCAGGCCCGCTGGCTCCACCTCCCTCTTCTGCCGCGCCAAGAAGCGCCCGCTTGCTGCGCCCACGGCGGCGCTCAGCGTGGCCATGAAGGCCGCGTTCGGCGAGGAGCTCACCCTGCGGGACACCATCAAGCCCGTGCTAATCTCCTGCTATGACCTCAAGTCGTGCGCGCCGCTCCTGTTCTCGCGCGCCGACGCCCTGGAGAGCGGGAGCTACGACTTCCGCCTCTCCGACGTCGGCCGCGCGGCCTGGTCGGAGCCCGGCCGCTTCGAGCCGGCCGAGGTGGCGTCGGTGGATGGCGTGACATCCTGCGCCGCGGTGGACGGCGGGCCGACCATGGGCAGCCCGGCCGCCGCTGCCATCACGCACGTGCTGCACAACAAGCACGAGTTCCCGTTCGTGCGCGGCGTCGAGGACCTCCTCGTTCTCTCCAtcggcggctgctccggcgcgggCGGCTCCGGAGCCACCGCGGACGCCGACATCATGCGCATGCGCCGGTGGGGCCCCAAGGAGTGGGCCCGCCCCATCGCCCGCATCGCGGCCGATGGCGCCGCCGACCTCGTGGACCACGCCGTTGCACGCGCCTTCGGGCAATGCCACTCGTCCAATTACCTGCGCATTCAG GCGAAGCGGGAGAGCATGCCGCCGTGCGGGCCGGACGGGGAGTACGACCCGACGCAGGCGAACGTGCAGGCGCTGCTCGCGGTGGCGGACGAGACGATGAAGCAGCGCAACGTGGAGTCGGTGCTGTTCGAGGGGAGGCGGATCGGGGAGCAGACCAACGCGGAGAAGCTGGAGTGgttcgccgccgagctcgtcgccgagcACCGCGGCAGGGGCTCCCGGATCGCGCCCACCGTCGCGTTCAAGCAGTCGCCGGCGCTGGGCTGA